The DNA window TTGGATAATGATTGCTACAATGTAGCCACCAACAATAAGAATTTTCCTGAATCAGTTTTAGACTCTAACTGCTAACAGAATTGGGAAACATCGAGTTGTCATACCTATCCAGGACACTTTTGTAGAGAATAAGAATTAAAATCATCTGAACAAGAGGAAACCCGATAGACAAATAGCTGGATGAGGCCGAACTGAGGCCGAATCTGAAAAGCAACATATCTCGCATAAAAGTGCAGGTGGCAGAGAAATCTGAAGTGTATCACTTACTTTTCAAACACACCCTTCGAAAATGCTAGAGTAGCAGGTACACCGATACTCTATAATAAACAACTCAATTCATTCTCTTTTTACAACTCCTCCTTGTcttaagaaattgaagaaagttgTTAGCAGATGAAGCTACAGGATCACATAACAGCGTGGAAGCGTGGattttgttgctattttttagacatttgagaatattttaaaaagttcgaaattaacttaatatatatatatattatgcTGTGAACAACAACGatctttttttagaacgaaATTCCTTCTTAACATTCTTCTAACAAAGAAGTCGGAAATTGATCTCCTTTCCGCTGATCAACGAGATTCCAGAAGTAAATCGTTTCCAAGACAAACCCACCGTTCAGTGAATTCCCTTAGTCCTTCAAAATCTCGTTCCGTTGTCTGACAGTTTGTGACGTTCTTCTCAACCCGTTAGCTACAGAAAATATGTCGGAGAGATTTTATTGATAAAACAGCAAGATTTTGGGTAGGTTTTAACAATGTCGCAATTTTCAACATATGTAAAATCAGCTAAAGAAAATCTACGGACAATACAAGTATGAATTGTTCGTGTAATGAATTTTTCTGTGAGTTTTACCTTCCAAGAGCACTAAATAGTTATTATTGGAACGAACTTTTGAAATGTTGAAGGATGACATAAACCATCTTCTTGGAAATGCCAATATTCGGAAAGTGAATAACGAAATCGCAGAAATGACATCATTTTCCGCAAATGTTTTGAATACTGTGATCAAATCTAGTCGTAATCCGTAGAAATTTAGCAGATTAAATAATTTTCGGACTTACTACGTTCAATGCCATTAGAACATAGACGAGCATGGCAGGGAATGACGATGTGACGCTGTGCGAGTCTTCGCTCGATAAGCTGTCCAACTTGTAGGTCGACTTCGGCTGCAGAACGAGGTAGGCAAATCCTGCGAGAAGCAAAGTTTTATTCTGGAGAGCTGAGAACAAGGCTTAGATCAAGGTTGAAGGGATTCCCTACCAGAGGCCGCACTGAGGGCAGACGCGAAGACAAGGATGGCGAGGTCGGGTACGTCGACAAGCGGAGTAACATTAATCACCAATGTGCCAAAAGCGAACGCGAGACCAAGCACAAGGAAGTGGGCTGGGCgcgaaatgtacggaatctcGTCGTACAGCACAATAGTCACACAGACGAAGCCGATTCCGGCTCCACAGCCAACCAGAAAACGGCCAATGCATAGTATAGACCAACTGAAACAAGAAATACATAGGTTAGCGAAAGATGTGCTGTTGAAAGCAACTAAAAAGGGGATTCTGAAGCAAAGCTAAACACTAAGCCCTCAGTTAAGCAACGAAGGAACGAAGCAAGAATTAGAAGTTGCAAAATAAtctttgttaaataaatttaatgaaaGCACTTTTAAACTAACAAGATTTCATGCCAGTTTGCTTCATTTGTACTTGTGATGACTGCAATTAGtctgaataatttttcttgacGGTATTTGATAATGTCCTGCACAAGGAACGGGAAGATGCTCGAATATACCTGGGAATAAGTGTAACAACAGATCCTGCAATTAGAAACCATGAATCCGCTATAAGTCCTTTCTTGGCAGAGATTGGATGGAACGCCAGAAACAACGTTGATATAAATTGTCCTAAAGAAACTATTGAGAGaagcaaaaatgaataaactaCAAAAGTGATTTTCCAGTCGATGCCCCTTTCCAAGCAAGTGAAATCTTTACATATAAGACAAGATAAGATATGTAAGAACTAAGCAACATCCTGTCAGAATCCAATGTGTTCTCGCCTACACTGCTGGTCATTTCAACGAGGAAAGCATACGAATAGGGGTCGTAGCTcagctccctgatccatacaGGTTGGGAGACAGTCTTTGGTGAAATCTAAGCTTGCCGCGACAAGGCTTgaggaaaagtctttttgccaacCTAGTATATACAcagcctcagtaccctgcaaaTTGGGCCCTGCCGTTTCATACGTCGGAAGCTATGGCGACCGGTCAGAGGccatcaaatctcaggtttcTCAGAACGTCCTTCTccggtggttcctcgttaactgTCACTGTGTGCATATGTCcgcctatgaacgtgctcgagttcaggaactGACAGCGCTTGctggttcagcaaggtcttatAGTGATCCctcaaattggaagggttgcttcgtCGACAGCCACAGCCACTTGCTGCCACACTGTTATAGCAAAGGGTTTCGTGGGTTCTTGTACTCaaacgccttttcaaactacTTCGCTCTTGAAGTCTATTTGTTTTCGGTTTTTTGTAGACGgcgacgcaacttccttctaagacgcttttcttGATCGAAATGGCCAGTGTTGCGGACCGCGCATACAGAATTATGTGTGGATTtcgtttccgcagatgcaaaggcaaacttcttccgcggcaatagaaccggaagtgtttcccttgcagcgtcctgtaTGTACAGTGTAAAGGAATCCGCATATTTGAGTTTCCTCCTCGttcgtactccaacatgagtAGGCAGTAGGCGTTGgcgaatttcgttctgcattcttcgtctttctcGATTTTCGGTTCAATAGGAACTCTTCGGTTTCGAGCTGCATTTTGAAGCTGGAAAGAACTGGACTGTGGTCGGAGTCGAAGGCAATGTTCCAAATAGCTCtatattttcggatatctgacggGGGAATGTTCTTCTTCAGAACGTtatcgagctgaagtttaagagtcctcatcttccgcctGTGTTGCTCTTCAGACCTtgaaagggttgacccctgccacgtgagctggtGGCGCCGATCATTCCTATTGAACGCAGaagacgtgcgctccgctggatcataccatttttctagcacatcggattttTGTTAgttccatcttcgcatttgcgtccgATAATGGCTACTGTGTTGGATTGATATactagacatcaacgcatcgGTCTCATCGTAGAAAACATCCTCGTTGTTCTTTTCAGCGGTCCCaggcacttacgatccagagtttgcaTCCATTGTGATCCCGCAGTGGTACAAAGGCACATCTCGAGAAAGCAAATTCCTCCACTAGGTTCTTGTAGTCGTTTCTCACAGCTATCGTGCAGACTCCAGCCTTCTTTTCATCCGCATTGCCACCGTAGATGGTGGAATCTCGGACACTAATGATGGGCCGGTCCCTGATGCGTGCTTCCTGCAGTGCAGTAaacggcacacagagatatcccAGAAGTGTACACAAGGTAGCTTGTTGGAGTTTGCTTCATCGTGACAAAACTTCatcgtgacgaaacgaataaTTGTTCACAAAGATTTTATGCTCCCTTTAGGCAAATGACCTTTCAGGTGATGGGgttttggcgatgtgctggacgaaagcacctttttgtaatgtatgggaatctttcgtcATATAATAttgcgggttatatagctcgtacgttcccaatgcgtgcACTCgaatgcctgattgcgtttactTACAGCAGGCCCACCatgagcaggtagcaatcagacttgtatacgcggccccgggtatgccacaattaggagctttacgcggaaatcgatgtggtgtacTGGCGGATGACACGCGGAAGATATCAGCATCTTGTACCGcgcatcgaaagtggctacggAAAATcgtttttgcttctttgggcatatattaaggagagcAGCAGATcgtcttgttcaacgagttctgaggagtttgtcggattcaagaagaagccacctgggcGGAAACGGAAGTTCTGAACTCGGGTGGTAAGGGAGGACCTGACGACACTCGGAGTGAATAGGCTGTTCGTACGAGATGTAAATTTCGCAGAATATCGAATACCGACGAATGAATGGTTCCCGTGCaaactctcgcagaagatcgagaaggttgtgcagagctatgttcaaggacggcacacctcggcgaagatgcgggtaatcgcgtcaggagatgacatcagcccgctgATTAAGTCAGGTTATTCAAGAGTACAGCTGTGTCCAAAAAGAACACGCTTAAGCGAAGTTAATTCAAGTCAGCTTATAAAAGCacacatataaatatatgggTGGAAAGATAGGTATAGATAATgttaaaaaacaacaacaatcaatttcaaagtgctttgaaaagttttgttcCAAGCATCTTGATTTTGTCGTGCGAAGTTGCCGCTGCTAGATGGCAGTGTGGCAGCGAGTGTTAGAAGTGGCGGATGAGAATGATACTAAGCAGTGTGAAGTGATCGAGTTGCTTGTTCACGACGGAGAAAATGTCGAGCATATCAATTACCGACTGTGTATGTAATGTGAAAAATGTAATGTGTTCAGGACTGCGGCTGTCGAGAAATGTTATTCATCGTTAGGCCGATGACGGTGCTGTCAgcactatgaaaaaaaaatcccaatcaGTAACGGTGAGGACATAATATACGTAATACATGTTCTTCCGGAATTCAAGCGattacaaaagaaatgaacttttttgaaagatagtCAATAGAACTGAAGGTAGGAACAATGCAATAATAGTGCTGCGAAGTTACGTGCTCCAAACTCTCAGATAAATGAGTTACGGTgtattagtttttttaaaacatgttGGCCTCCTTTAATTCATTCGAGCAGCTTTTAATGAAGTGAATTAGTTACCTAGTTCTACGCAGGGTTTAATGGCAGACTTATGGAAATATGTGTCTGTTGACTCACGCAACTAGTTTAAGTATATCGGAAACGTCAGATGTAAACCTCTCATGCTATACTGAAAGGAGAGGAGAATAACTGCcggatttcaaaaaagtcaaatttaGCTGTATCAATTTTGAGTTAGACGCGGATACGTGGAGAAATAAGAAAGCAGTTATTTGTAAATTGATGTAATTTGATGAATACTTCCTTACGAAATTTAACCAGTTATAAatgtagtggtgttttctatTAATTTAACGAATTCTGTATTTGTGCTATTCATATCAACGCTTGAACAAATCTAAAACAGTCGTGTTGAGTAATTTTATCTTGAATGCTACCTCGGAGCAGTTGAGAACTATGCCGTCTAAAAGATTTCTGCATTTCCAAACAAGCATCCTTCGTGTGAAATatcaatattaaataataataattaatattaatttgcTTCTCTTGCTGTTACAAAGggcaaaaaatcaaatacgtTCATTGAAAGAATACAAGAGCATTTAGCCAGAACGTACCCAGTGGGAAAGCTGCGCTAGCTATAGAGAACACAGGATCCTTTCTGTCGACGTCGCGCATCTCGTTTATGACGGACTGCTGGAATATTTGAAAGGAAGAAACGAGCGACAGCGTTAGACCAAGTCGCATCCTGAAACATGAGGAGGACACAGTATCTCAAGATGAGGAGGACAGTCATAACGTAAACGCTGATTTTTGACAGAATCCAAAGAGGTCGCCCACGAGTGAGATTGGGCTAATTATGAAAGCCACTGCAAGAACAACGGTTCCAAACGATTGGCATAGAATCGCGGAAGAAAACCGTCAGCAgggaagtgaagaaaatggcGAAAAGtgacgaaaagaaagaagcagaGCAGAGCGGCTTTGCAGACATTTTAGTCAGactgaagacaaaaaaaatttcagtttttattttccagtGGGCAGTAGAACAAGATGTTATACGTGTTGTAAAATTGGTAAAGACACCATCGAAATCTTAGTGGAAAGCTATTAAAGGTGACTTAACAAGGAGGAAGTTGAGCGAACAAACTTTCCAAAATACATTCGGCAATGTTTTTACGTAAAACAACACGTCAGATTTTCCAGCCAGTTTTCCATGATTTCCAAATAAGTTGGTTTTTTTAGCGATAAGTCGAGCAGAATCTTGCGGAGCAGTAGAATACGGTGAAGCTTTGACATTGATTGTTTGTTCAGAGTTAGTAACTGTGATTCACGTGTTGGTCATGACAAAAGGACTGGACATTTACAGGACAAGCTCGGCTCTAATCTTTCTGTACTGTATTGATTAGCGTTGAGCAGGCAGCGAACAATACATCTGCTAAAAAAAGCATTCCAGAACCGttcgaaacaaaaacactAACTCACCCGATTCATTATCGAAGCAGAGTATTGGGACCTATTTATTTCATCTAACAtatcagaaaagaagaaaacgaattaTCAGTGAGCTCTGAGAGTGAACATGATGCATTTGAGTTTAGGGTTGGTTATTACACACAAAATACCAAACGGTTAACCTCTAACCTACCAATgcagtatttttgaaataagtcaatccattaaaaaaactgtGTCCAACACTTCCCTTACAGCTCAAAAATAGGACAGACGTTTTTAAACCAAAAGTAGGCTTTCCTACAATAATCTGCCTAAACTTCCAATGCCTCTCTTCCAGAATTCATTTGTTTGTAACGGCAAGTTCCTCTCTAGCGACTTTATGGCCTGTTCTATTGagctcaaatttttcttaatcaGATAATGTTGTGGAACTGCCGAATCAATCCCATATCTGCATTAATATTCCTCGTTCCTGGACAACCCATTCACTGATAAACCGCTGTTCAGCCAGATTCAATTTGTTAATTAAATGTCACTTGTGTTTAAAAGTTTGTTATTGCCctaattctaaaatttctctGAGATCAATCATTCAGAACAAAACATTAGATCTTTCCTTAAGTAGATTAGATCTGTTTCTTAAACGAGAGGAGTACTTCTCGTCTCGGATGAGGTGAATTTTGGGAGAGGAGCATTGAAAatataacagaaaaaatggaaacgatTGTAGACGTTGTCAAAAactaaatagaaaagaaacttgTAGAACGAGCCAAAGCAACGTATGATAATGTTGGAAGCGAGAACGCCCACAGAACAAGAAATGGTTCCACGCTTCGATTGGTGTTTACAGCTGCGAGAAATCATTTACCCTGTGCTAGGAAAGACTTTTTTGCCGATCAAAATTTCTATCTTGTTAGCGAAATGCTGCCAAATTCATTAGTTCCTGGGAGCAACTTAAACGAAAATTTGCGGGAATTGTCCAGTTCGTTTCACGGTCACTTTCCACAAATTCCACAAATTAAGTTGCTCCGTTCGACTATTTTGGGTTTCGTGGCGGTTTCGTCAGTGTAATGGCAATCATTGaaaataacttcaaaaatcAAGAACATAAAGAAAAGACGTAAATCCAACAGATTTTTCGGGCAAACAATGTACACCTGTGCGAACAACGGCAGGAAAATGTTTGTGCACTAGTTAGACAGCGAATTATTGAAATTCATGtaataacagcaaaaaaaaaagaactagtttATCCCTTCTCATAGAATATTCGCTGTGGAGTTCGTTCCCATTACGTATTTGTTGACAACTACAGAGaaacattccttttttttcaaaaaagttgattccaacattaaaaaaaacccatcgTGGTTGatctgcgaagaaaaaaaaacatggcgaAGGAAGTGCTGCGACGTTATGATCATGAGAAGTGACAGCTGCTCGAAAACGCTGCTCCACAACAACAACTCAGGAGTGCAAAATTTTAGAACTTTTCGAGGAGGATCCAAGCATCATATCTCAATCAGCTCGGATAATTTATCACAAAATATGGTtgtttctaattatttttgatgACTACCTTTGTGAGCAGCGCTCTTGAATAAAGCACAGTGCATGACGGAAGGAGCAGGTACTTCTGGGAACACATCCGGATtgaccgtcggtttttcaccCCGATTTCTAAATtataaaagaacatttttttttgaaaaagtatcAGGTCACACCATATCTTTTCTCCTACTTACTAACTCTAAATTTGTATTCTAGTCAGTGCAGAGGAATTTCTGTAACGGTTCAACTATGTTGTAAAATGTTCTCAAAGCTTCCCTTCGAGAGTTTTATATAAAAAGACGCGAGAGCGCGTGTAAATAATTGCACCATAACGACCGATCGCACCAATTTCGGAATTCGTTCCCAGGGTTTCAACGACCGCGACATGAATCTGAGAATAAAATTACTCAGCGTAAGCTCTAATGTGAGAAATCcatgtgttttgttttgttaacaAGGTTTTCGTGAATCGTCAACAGTCGTCAGTCGCCACAAGGCTCTCGACTACAGAAAAGTGCTGGCTCGATGTATCCCTCACACCTTAACGAATGGCACCCAGTTTACCCGGGCCTGTCAATCTCTCCTTCTTTGCCCGCATCGAAGGCAGTTTCTCTAATATCTTATCAGTGGAATGAGAGTTGGGTCCTCTACGACTCTAACGCGCATGGTGCCATGTGGCTCTTTCGAGGAGAAAACCAGCTGACGCAAGCCAAATCGGACCTCCACCCCAAGAAGTGTCTCCTGTTGTCTCTTGTTGTTTCTGAAATTCGAGGGAAATGGTGTTTTATAAACTGCTCATACAAGGCAACACTGTCACCGGTTCCATATACGCTAGTCAGCTGCAGAAGCTCGCATCGGCCGTTCGAAATAAATGGTCGAGACGAGCTTTGGTGCACTTCCTCCACGATAACGCTAGGCTACATGTGGCTAAAAAGACCCATGAAAAACTGGAGGAGTTAGGCTGGGACGCAGTGCCccatccttccttttttcccgtTCGTGCCCCCTCAGACTACCACTTATTCCGGCCTCAAGCCTTTCTTAACTAAGAACAATTTCACCAACTTAGAAGAAGTCGAACGGGCGGTCAGCGAGTTCCTCGACTCCCAGCCTCCCCAGTTCTGGGAGAAAGGGATAGCTGACCTGCTCATTAGGTGGAACGTTGTAACTAATAATGGTGACTATATTGTTGATTGATTTCTATTGTAAGCCGAGTAAAAAAACTAAggcagaaaaaatgacaaatagtgaacaagactttctgtccgGCTTAATGGAAGTTGACAGGAATATCTTCTGCAATGCTCACGGAGAACAACAGTTCAATGATTCGCCTGAAGACGAA is part of the Necator americanus strain Aroian chromosome V, whole genome shotgun sequence genome and encodes:
- a CDS encoding hypothetical protein (NECATOR_CHRV.G18692.T1), giving the protein MKLSTLPESINWNHTCRRRSQLRPPTGAEHCGTRQLRTHERNIMMRLGLTLSLVSSFQIFQQSVINEMRDVDRKDPVFSIASAAFPLGQFISTLFLAFHPISAKKGLIADSWFLIAGSVVTLIPRLIAVITSTNEANWHEIFWSILCIGRFLVGCGAGIGFVCVTIVLYDEIPYISRPAHFLVLGLAFAFGTLVINVTPLVDVPDLAILVFASALSAASGFAYLVLQPKSTYKLDSLSSEDSHSVTSSFPAMLVYVLMALNVSIGVPATLAFSKGVFEKFGLSSASSSYLSIGFPLVQMILILILYKSVLDRKILIVGGYIVAIIIQVILLITSFYPYLPMMHKTVALSSLFWLLAVVCCVPCNTALCLITEQFASSNEQMTFASRGRALMWVLATISTGTFTWTMEKYGFSACFAPYVIISAVLMVVLIIIYPRKVQEQ